Proteins found in one Lachancea thermotolerans CBS 6340 chromosome C complete sequence genomic segment:
- the TOR1 gene encoding phosphatidylinositol kinase-related protein kinase TOR1 (highly similar to uniprot|P32600 Saccharomyces cerevisiae YKL203C TOR2 putative protein/phosphatidylinositol kinase involved in signaling activation of translation initiation distribution of the actin cytoskeleton and meiosis phosphatidylinositol kinase homolg): MLRMKHDLGRRKKLISNGQNGEIAKDSSVGSGAAGVASVVAGTSGAAEAAEAAAMTVGGSLGAGDADSDTTFLAFTMIFNKLKNPSAQERSTASFELKNSLVSLAREVSTEQFQRFSNDINNKIFELIHGTTSFEKLGGVLAVDTLIEFYAQSDELPNQTSRLANYLRVLVPSNDVEVMRAAAATLGKLAIPGGTLTSDFVDFEVKTCIEWLTTSPENSSSNFKQELRKHASLLIITAIADNSPYLLYPYINSILDNIWRALRDTKLAIRVDAAQTLYKCMAIIQERDSKLTKKWFQRLFEGCAYGLQLNGNEAIHATLLVYRQLLSLQGSHLQEQFDEMYEMTMRYKDHKYNVIRKEIYAILPLLASADPQLFTDKYLDHVMIHYLTLLKNMHASPTNNSDRAAISVSIGDIAQQVGSNIAPYMDSILDNVRDGLMTKFKLRKEFEKELFYCVAKLACAVGPVLAKYLNRDLLDLMLACPLSDHMQTTFSTIIEKIPALCPTINEKVLDMICLALSGEKFSPPGAPVPLKPLSPEKARHYRDHLIFKKTGELNDDSLDVHYLNQALTMLHKINYRYSLVELVRLITISYIEHENPQVRKLAALTSCDLFVKDSICKQTSLRALNTVSEVLSKLLTVAITDPVVEIRFEVLRHLDASFDPQLSQPDNVRLLFMALNDEVFAIQMEAMKIIGRLSIVNPAYVIPSLRKTLLQLLSQLSHSNMSRKKEESASLISNLISSSKDITKPYIEPILDVLLPKCKDASSAVASTALRAVGELAVVGGEEMTLFLDQLMPLIIDTFQDQSNSFKRDAALKTLGQLSASSGYVIKPLLDYPQLLGVLISILKSESSQNIRRETVRLIGILGALDPYKQREVERTSNTNITAEQNAPRIDVALLMQGMSPSNDEYYPTVVIATLMKILKDPSLSSHHTSAIQAIMHIFQTLGVRCVSFLKQIIPGIINVMRTCPPSLLEFYFQQLGILISIVNQHIRPFVAEIFEVVKEFFPIVKLQITIISVIESFSKALNGEFKLFLPTTLTLFLDVLEKDKSSRKSVSVRILKSLVVFDSNLEEFSHLVIPTIVRIAEYGAGSLNRVAIITLGRLAKTVNLSEMSSRIVQALIRVLNSGNADLIKATMNTLSLLLLQMDVDFAVFIPIINKTLVKNQIQHTVYDQLVNKLLNHEALPTNIIIDRDFDVVSKEIAEIELPSKKLPVNQLVLKNAWDCSQQRTKEDWQEWIRRLAVQLLKESPSHALRACSGLAGIYYPLARELFNASFASCWTELYTQYQEDLVSSLCMALSSPNNPPEIHQTLLNLVEFMEHDDKSLPIPVPTLGEYAQKCHAYAKSLHYKELAFIQEPSTSTIESLISINNQLHQTDAAIGILKHAQQHHDLQLKETWYEKLQRWEDALNAYNQRELAGEDSIEVRMGKMRSLHALGEWDRLSEMAAEKWSTSSMEVKRIIAPLAAGADWGLGQWDRIGQYIDAMKSHSPDKAFFDAILCSHRNNFDEAEKHIFEARDLLVTEISALVNESYNRAYSVIVRAQMISELGEIIEYKKLPPASEKRAAIRKTWNKRLLGCQKNVDVWQRILRVRSLVVKPKQDMQVWIKFANLCRKSGRMGLAQKALNSLLEDGGDPDHPNTARAPPPVVYAQLKYMWATGSQKEALRHLISFTSRVAHDLGLDPSNMIAQSVPQNSTIPAHHIEEYTKLLARCFLKQGEWRVSLQTNWRMENPDAILGSYLLATHFDNRWYKAWHNWALANFDVISISSRGNDDKMLQNGTGEFGMNDSALQEPESSLEVENDGNTLNKTLFPPELVQRHVVPAIKGFFHSILLSESNSLQDTLRLLTLWFKFGGIPEAAQAMHEGFNLIKIDNWLDVVPQLITRIHQPNQTVSMSLLSLLSDLGKAHPQALVYPLTVAIKSESVSRQKAALSIIAKMRIHSSILVDHAEIVSHELIRVAVLWHELWYEGLEDASRQFFGEHNTERMFATLEPLHEMLKRGPATLREISFQNSFGRDLNDAYEWVMNYKRNKDITNLNQAWDIYYNVFRRISRQLPQLQTLELQHVSPKLLAAHDLSLAVPGTYQAGKPIVRISYFEPVFYVISSKQRPRRLSVKGSDGKDYQYLLKGHEDIRQDNLVMQLFGLVNTLLQNDPECFQRHLDIQRYSAIPLSPKSGLLGWVNNSDTFHVLIREHREARKIPLNIEHRIMLQMAPDYDNLTLLQKIEVFTYALDNTRGQDLYKVLWLKSRSSESWLERRTTYTRSLAVMSMVGYILGLGDRHPSNLMLDRITGKVVHIDFGDCFEAAILREKYPEKVPFRLTRMLTYAMEVSGIEGSFRITCENVMRVLRDNKESLMAILEAFAYDPLINWGFDLPTQTIAEQTGTELPLANPSELLRKGTISIEEAAKMEIRQKAEIRNARAMLVLKRITDKLTGNDFRRFRSLDVPDQVEKLIQQATSVENLCQHYIGWCSFW, encoded by the coding sequence ATGCTGCGGATGAAGCATGACTTGGGAAGGAGGAAGAAACTTATCTCTAACGGACAGAACGGGGAGATAGCTAAAGACTCGTCAGTAGGCTCGGGGGCGGCCGGTGTCGCTTCCGTTGTGGCGGGTACTAGCGGAGCAGCGGAAGCTGCGGAAGCCGCTGCGATGACAGTAGGCGGATCGCTAGGGGCAGGGGACGCAGACTCAGACACAACATTTTTGGCATTTACAATGatcttcaacaagctgaaaaaccCTAGCGCACAAGAACGCAGTACGGCGTCCTTTGAACTCAAGAACAGTCTGGTGTCGCTGGCGCGTGAAGTCTCAACAGAGCAGTTTCAACGATTCAGCAATGACATTAACAACAAAATCTTCGAACTGATTCACGGTACGACATCCTTCGAGAAATTGGGTGGCGTGCTAGCCGTTGACACCCTGATCGAATTCTATGCACAGTCAGATGAACTGCCTAACCAGACATCGAGGCTTGCTAACTACCTTCGCGTTTTAGTTCCTTCAAACGACGTAGAGGTAATGCGTGCCGCTGCTGCAACTTTGGGAAAGCTTGCAATCCCTGGCGGTACCCTCACGTCAGATTTTGTCGATTTTGAGGTCAAAACTTGCATCGAGTGGCTGACTACGTCGCCAGAAAACTCTTCATCTAACTTTAAGCAAGAGCTCCGCAAGCATGCTTCCTTGCTCATCATTACGGCCATTGCCGATAACTCGCCATACCTGCTGTACCCTTACATTAACTCTATTTTAGACAACATATGGAGAGCCCTTAGGGATACGAAGCTCGCTATCCGCGTTGACGCAGCTCAAACACTCTACAAATGCATGGCAATAATTCAGGAAAGAGACTCTAAGCTGACTAAAAAATGGTTCCAGAGGCTATTCGAAGGATGCGCGTACGGTCTGCAGCTGAACGGAAATGAAGCAATTCACGCGACTTTGTTGGTATATCGGCAGCTGCTTTCTCTGCAAGGGAGCCACCTGCAAGAACAATTTGATGAAATGTATGAGATGACAATGCGGTATAAGGACCACAAGTACAACGTTATACGCAAGGAAATTTACGCAATACTGCCGCTTTTAGCTTCTGCAGATCCTCAATTGTTCACTGACAAGTACCTGGATCACGTAATGATTCATTACCTcacgcttttgaaaaatatgCATGCTTCCCCTACAAACAATTCGGACCGGGCTGCAATATCAGTCTCAATAGGCGACATCGCACAACAGGTTGGCTCTAATATAGCCCCATACATGGACTCGATTTTAGATAACGTGAGGGACGGTTTAATGACTAAGTTCAAGCTACGcaaggaatttgaaaaagagctgttcTACTGCGTCGCAAAGCTAGCTTGCGCAGTTGGGCCAGTTCTAGCAAAATACTTGAACCGTGACCTTCTCGATCTGATGCTGGCATGCCCCTTGTCTGACCATATGCAAACAACATTCTCCACAATTATTGAGAAAATTCCAGCTTTATGCCCCACGATCAACGAAAAGGTCTTGGACATGATCTGTCTCGCGTTGTCTGGCGAAAAGTTCAGCCCTCCTGGTGCGCCTGTACCCTTAAAACCACTCTCACCGGAGAAGGCTAGACATTACCGGGATCACTTGATATTCAAAAAGACAGGTGAGCTGAATGACGACAGTTTGGATGTCCACTATTTGAACCAAGCTTTGACAATGCTGCACAAGATAAATTATAGATATTCTCTTGTGGAACTCGTAAGGTTAATCACGATATCGTACATCGAACACGAGAACCCGCAAGTTAGAAAACTCGCAGCCCTGACATCATGCGATTTGTTTGTGAAAGATTCAATCTGCAAACAGACTTCGCTGCGAGCTCTCAACACAGTTTCCGAGGTTCTGAGTAAGCTGCTAACTGTCGCCATAACAGATCCAGTTGTTGAAATTAGGTTTGAAGTTTTGAGACATCTTGACGCCAGTTTTGATCCTCAGCTTTCACAACCAGACAATGTTCGGTTGCTATTTATGGCCCTGAATGATGAAGTCTTTGCAATCCAGATGGAGGCGATGAAAATAATTGGTCGTCTCTCGATAGTCAACCCTGCTTACGTTATACCATCGTTAAGGAAAACGTTGCTACAGCTTTTGAGCCAGCTGAGTCATTCTAATATGTCTaggaagaaagaagaaagtGCTTCCCTTATTAGCAATTTGATAAGCTCCAGCAAGGACATCACAAAACCGTACATTGAGCCAATCCTTGATGTTTTGTTACCCAAATGCAAAGACGCATCCTCGGCCGTAGCCTCCACTGCCCTGAGGGCTGTTGGAGAACTTGCCGTCGTCGGAGGGGAAGAGATGACTCTTTTCTTGGACCAATTGATGCCGCTCATAATTGACAcctttcaagatcaatcaaactctttcaaaCGTGATGCGGCTTTAAAAACGCTTGGTCAGCTGTCAGCGTCTTCGGGTTATGTTATCAAGCCGTTGCTGGACTACCCTCAGCTATTGGGCGTTTTGATAAGCATTCTAAAATCAGAAAGTTCACAAAATATCAGACGCGAGACAGTCCGCTTAATCGGGATTTTAGGAGCGCTTGATCCATATAAGCAGagagaagttgaaagaacaTCGAACACGAACATAACAGCAGAGCAAAATGCGCCGCGTATCGACGTTGCTCTTCTCATGCAAGGCATGTCGCCTTCCAACGACGAATATTATCCTACAGTGGTAATAGCAACTCTAATGAAAATCCTCAAAGACCCCTCACTGTCTTCTCATCACACATCTGCCATCCAAGCAATAATGCACATTTTCCAGACCTTGGGCGTGCGCTGCGtctcctttttgaagcagatTATCCCTGGGATAATTAACGTCATGCGGACGTGCCCACCATCCTTGTTGGAATTCTACTTTCAGCAGCTGGGAATCCTAATTTCGATTGTGAATCAGCACATAAGGCCGTTCGTGGCcgagatttttgaagtggtGAAGGAGTTCTTTCCTATCGTCAAACTGCAGATAACTATAATATCTGTGATTGAGTCATTCTCCAAGGCTTTGAATGGCGAATTCAAGCTGTTTCTTCCTACTACTCTTACCCTGTTTTTGGACGTACTTGAGAAAGACAAGTCCAGTAGGAAATCTGTCTCTgtgagaattttgaagtctcTTGTTGTCTTCGATTCAAATCTCGAAGAGTTCTCTCACCTGGTTATTCCAACAATAGTTAGGATCGCAGAGTATGGTGCCGGTTCGTTGAATAGAGTCGCAATAATAACCCTTGGAAGGCTCGCAAAAACCGTTAACCTTTCAGAAATGTCATCCCGAATTGTACAAGCTCTCATACGTGTGCTAAATTCTGGGAATGCGGACCTGATAAAGGCGACTATGAATACTTTGAGCTTACTGCTTCTTCAGATGGATGTTGATTTTGCAGTTTTTATTCCAATAATTAACAAGACTTTAGtcaaaaatcaaattcaGCATACAGTGTATGATCAGCTGGTtaacaagcttttgaaccaTGAAGCACTGCCAACAAACATAATCATAGATCGAGACTTTGACGTTGTCAGTAAAGAAATCGCAGAAATTGAATTGCCctccaaaaagctgcctGTTAATCAGCTGGTATTGAAAAATGCTTGGGACTGTAGTCAACAAAGAACTAAAGAAGACTGGCAAGAATGGATTCGCCGTTTGGCTGTTCAACTCCTTAAGGAGTCGCCTTCGCATGCGCTAAGAGCATGCTCAGGTTTGGCAGGAATATATTACCCCTTAGCTcgcgagctcttcaacgCTTCTTTTGCAAGTTGTTGGACTGAGCTATACACTCAgtatcaagaagatctggTGTCGTCTCTCTGCATGGCGCTTTCTTCTCCCAACAACCCTCCTGAAATCCATCAGACTCTTTTGAACCTTGTGGAATTTATGGAACATGATGATAAGTCCCTTCCAATTCCTGTCCCAACTTTGGGCGAATATGCCCAAAAGTGCCATGCATACGCAAAGTCCTTGCATTACAAGGAGCTGGCCTTCATTCAGGAACCTAGCACTTCAACTATTGAGTCATTGATAAGCATAAACAATCAGTTGCATCAAACAGACGCCGCCATTGGCATTTTGAAACACGCTCAACAGCATCACGACCTTCAGTTGAAAGAAACATGGTACgaaaaacttcaaagatggGAAGACGCACTGAACGCTTACAATCAACGTGAACTCGCTGGCGAGGATTCTATCGAGGTTAGAATGGGTAAAATGAGATCTTTACACGCCCTGGGTGAGTGGGACCGTTTATCAGAGATGGCCGCAGAAAAATGGAGTACATCGAGCATGGAAGTTAAGAGGATCATTGCCCCTCTTGCTGCAGGTGCCGACTGGGGCCTTGGTCAGTGGGATAGAATTGGTCAATATATTGATGCTATGAAAAGTCACTCACCAGACAAAGCATTTTTCGATGCAATTCTGTGCTCTCATCGGAacaattttgatgaagcCGAAAAGCACATATTTGAAGCTCGAGACCTATTGGTCACCGAAATATCGGCGTTAGTAAATGAAAGCTATAACAGAGCTTACAGTGTAATTGTTCGAGCGCAAATGATATCAGAGCTAGGGGAAATTATTGAATATAAAAAACTACCACCTGCTTCTGAAAAGCGTGCGGCTATCAGAAAGACGTGGAACAAAAGACTACTCGGCTGTCAGAAAAATGTTGATGTCTGGCAGAGGATTTTGCGAGTGCGCTCCCTTGTGGTGAAACCTAAACAGGATATGCAAGTCTGGATCAAGTTTGCCAATTTGTGCAGGAAGTCGGGAAGAATGGGGCTGGCCCAAAAAGCCCTCAACTCCCTCTTGGAAGATGGCGGCGACCCTGATCATCCCAATACTGCGAGAGCCCCCCCTCCCGTTGTATACGCGCAGTTGAAGTACATGTGGGCCACCggttctcaaaaagaagctttgcGGCACCTTATCAGCTTCACGTCAAGAGTTGCACACGATCTTGGTCTCGATCCAAGCAACATGATAGCCCAGAGCGTACCACAAAATAGCACAATTCCGGCTCATCACATCGAGGAGTATACTAAGCTTCTTGCACGGTGCTTCTTAAAGCAAGGTGAATGGAGAGTATCGCTTCAAACCAATTGGCGCATGGAAAACCCTGATGCAATTTTAGGCTCCTATCTGTTGGCTACACACTTTGATAACAGATGGTACAAGGCATGGCATAATTGGGCCCTGGCAAATTTCGATGTCATATCAATATCATCAAGAGGAAATGACGACAAAATGCTACAAAATGGAACAGGCGAATTCGGTATGAATGACAGCGCTTTACAAGAACCCGAAAGCTCATTGGAAGTGGAAAATGATGGAAATACGCTGAACAAAACCTTATTTCCTCCTGAACTGGTTCAAAGGCACGTTGTGCCGGCTATCAAAGGATTTTTTCATTCAATCCTTCTCTCAGAGTCAAACTCTCTACAAGATACACTAAGGCTACTGACATTGTGGTTCAAGTTTGGTGGTATCCCAGAGGCAGCGCAGGCTATGCACGAAGGTTTTAatctcatcaaaattgaCAACTGGTTAGATGTTGTTCCTCAATTAATCACGCGTATTCACCAACCAAACCAAACTGTTAGCATGTCCTTACTTTCGTTACTTTCTGACTTAGGTAAAGCACATCCTCAAGCACTGGTCTATCCGCTAACGGTCGCTATCAAGTCCGAGTCGGTCTCAAGACAAAAGGCAGCTTTATCAATCATAGCAAAAATGAGGATCCATAGTTCGATTTTGGTTGACCATGCGGAAATTGTCAGTCATGAGCTGATTCGTGTTGCTGTGTTGTGGCACGAGCTATGGTATGAAGGTTTGGAAGACGCAAGCAGACAATTTTTTGGTGAGCACAATACTGAAAGGATGTTCGCAACACTTGAGCCCTTGCATGAAATGCTAAAGAGAGGACCGGCTACTTTGCGTGAAATTTCATTCCAAAACTCTTTTGGAAGGGACTTGAATGACGCATATGAGTGGGTAATGAACTACAAGCGCAATAAGGATATCACAAACCTGAACCAAGCTTGGGACATATATTACAACGTGTTCCGTAGAATCAGCAGACAACTCCCCCAGTTACAAACCTTGGAACTGCAACACGTTTCTCCCAAACTGCTTGCCGCTCATGACCTCAGTTTAGCGGTTCCGGGGACGTACCAGGCTGGAAAGCCGATAGTGCGCATCTCTTACTTTGAACCTGTATTTTATGTGATTTCGTCTAAACAAAGACCAAGACGTTTATCTGTAAAGGGCAGTGACGGAAAAGACTACCAGTACTTATTGAAAGGCCATGAAGACATTCGGCAAGATAATCTTGTTATGCAGCTCTTTGGACTGGTTAACACACTGCTACAAAACGATCCCGAGTGTTTCCAGAGGCACCTGGATATCCAGAGATACTCTGCCATCCCACTGTCACCAAAATCTGGTTTATTGGGCTGGGTTAATAACAGCGATACATTCCACGTTTTGATCAGGGAACACCGTGAGGCCAGGAAAATACCCCTCAATATAGAGCACAGGATAATGCTGCAAATGGCTCCAGATTACGACAACCTCACGCTTCTACAGAAGATTGAAGTCTTCACGTATGCGCTGGATAACACTCGAGGCCAGGACTTATACAAAGTTTTGTGGTTAAAGAGTAGGTCGTCCGAATCTTGGCTAGAACGCCGTACTACCTACACAAGATCGCTTGCAGTGATGTCAATGGTCGGATACATTTTGGGACTGGGTGATCGACACCCAAGCAACTTGATGTTGGACCGCATCACTGGAAAAGTTGTGCATATAGACTTTGGTGACTGTTTTGAGGCTGCTATACTAAGAGAAAAGTACCCAGAAAAGGTCCCTTTCAGGCTCACCAGGATGCTCACATACGCAATGGAAGTTAGTGGCATTGAGGGAAGCTTCCGCATAACTTGCGAAAACGTTATGCGGGTTTTAAGAGACAACAAGGAGTCGCTAATGGCTATTTTAGAAGCGTTCGCCTATGATCCATTGATCAACTGGGGTTTTGATTTACCCACCCAGACAATCGCAGAGCAAACAGGTACTGAATTGCCTTTGGCGAACCCTAGCGAGCTCTTAAGAAAGGGTACGATTTCGATTGAGGAAGCCGCAAAAATGGAGATTCGGCAAAAGGCGGAGATCAGGAATGCCAGAGCTATGTTGGTTCTCAAGAGAATCACGGATAAGCTAACCGGAAACGATTTCCGCAGGTTCCGTAGTTTGGATGTTCCAGAtcaagttgaaaagctaaTTCAGCAGGCAActtctgttgaaaacctTTGCCAACACTACATCGGGTGGTGCTCATTCTGGTGA